The following proteins come from a genomic window of Pseudomonas hygromyciniae:
- a CDS encoding FAD-dependent monooxygenase, giving the protein MPSLNIAIAGAGIGGLTAAIALHRAGHQVTVFEQSKAFLRVGADINLTPNAVRALDGLGVGAAVRIPAARPTHRISRTWDSGEETSRLEMSDAAEQKYGAPQLTIHRADLLAALAEVFPLEQVQFAKRAERVEQTDDGIYLHFKDGSQHRCDVLIGADGIHSVVRNALFGEEHPRFTGVVAYRAVVPAELVAHVPNIQAFTKWWGPNPQSQIVTFPLNQGKDIFIFATTAQDSWHEESWTSAGDADELRSHYQAFHPDARALLDACSDVLKTALYERDPLPFWSKGAITLLGDACHPMMPFMAQGAGQAIEDAVVLGRYLQDLHSPAQVAQALQAYQQARLERTSQIQIGSRGNQWLKDGGNADWVYGYDAWTVPTQSAA; this is encoded by the coding sequence ATGCCTTCCCTGAATATTGCTATCGCCGGTGCCGGTATCGGCGGCCTGACCGCCGCCATCGCCCTGCATCGCGCCGGTCACCAGGTCACCGTGTTCGAACAGTCCAAAGCCTTTTTGCGGGTCGGTGCCGATATCAACCTCACCCCCAACGCGGTACGTGCGCTGGATGGCCTGGGCGTAGGCGCCGCCGTGCGCATCCCGGCTGCGCGGCCGACCCACCGTATCAGCCGGACGTGGGACAGCGGCGAAGAGACGTCGCGCCTGGAAATGTCCGACGCCGCCGAGCAGAAATACGGCGCCCCGCAATTGACCATCCACCGCGCCGATCTGCTGGCGGCCCTGGCCGAGGTGTTCCCGCTGGAGCAGGTGCAGTTTGCCAAGCGCGCCGAACGGGTCGAGCAGACTGACGACGGCATCTACTTGCATTTCAAGGATGGCAGTCAGCACCGCTGTGATGTGCTGATCGGCGCCGATGGCATTCATTCGGTGGTGCGCAACGCGCTGTTCGGCGAAGAGCATCCGCGCTTTACCGGGGTGGTGGCGTACCGCGCCGTAGTGCCGGCCGAGTTGGTGGCCCATGTGCCGAATATCCAGGCGTTCACCAAGTGGTGGGGCCCCAACCCGCAGAGCCAGATCGTCACGTTCCCGCTCAACCAAGGTAAAGACATTTTTATCTTCGCCACCACCGCCCAGGACAGCTGGCACGAAGAGTCGTGGACCAGCGCTGGCGATGCCGACGAGCTGCGCAGCCACTATCAGGCATTCCATCCCGACGCCCGCGCGCTGCTGGATGCGTGCAGCGATGTACTCAAGACCGCGTTGTATGAGCGTGACCCGCTGCCGTTCTGGTCCAAGGGCGCGATCACCCTGCTGGGCGATGCCTGTCACCCGATGATGCCGTTCATGGCCCAGGGTGCCGGCCAGGCCATCGAGGATGCGGTGGTACTCGGTCGCTACCTGCAAGACCTCCACAGCCCGGCCCAGGTCGCGCAGGCATTGCAGGCGTACCAGCAGGCGCGCCTGGAACGTACCAGCCAGATCCAGATCGGCTCGCGCGGCAACCAATGGCTCAAGGACGGCGGTAATGCCGACTGGGTCTATGGCTACGACGCCTGGACCGTGCCCACACAAAGCGCGGCCTGA
- a CDS encoding recombinase-like helix-turn-helix domain-containing protein, whose translation MSTTERFLEPHQARKRPNTQFEELLGDSIERAFGNGVTELPALLAHLNLAGPPCPLTSGEWTADAYQTLMARLGE comes from the coding sequence ATGAGCACTACCGAACGATTCCTCGAGCCCCATCAGGCGCGCAAACGGCCCAATACCCAGTTTGAAGAACTGCTGGGCGACTCCATCGAGCGTGCTTTCGGCAACGGCGTGACCGAACTGCCAGCGCTGCTCGCCCACCTCAACCTGGCCGGCCCGCCCTGCCCGCTGACCAGCGGCGAGTGGACGGCAGATGCCTATCAAACCCTGATGGCCCGGCTGGGCGAATGA
- a CDS encoding aromatic ring-hydroxylating oxygenase subunit alpha translates to MTMQLTVDPVENHLANGLKDLWFPVLPSDLLGEKPVSVRRLGYKIALWRDNDGRVHALEDHCPHRGAPLSQGPILGDRLQCPYHGIEVRCDGTVTKVPGSPGCKLEGSRPTRMFHTREAAGAIFLFNAADPHLETPPELVLPEQLTSPEWSSFVCYTEWKGDYRYVIDNVMDPMHGTYLHKMSHSMSEGEATAKFVTRDTDNGFFFEKEGQRGVNFDWTEFMDNGCHWLRLEIPYPKTGGPGGNFTIIGSYTPSSRALSAVFHWRCRPLTGWQRDTWRFLYKNRLEARHWAVLEQDRVLLEFMEPDANQRENLYQHDLGVVRMRRYLKNAAKAQLELIEAKQLP, encoded by the coding sequence ATGACTATGCAATTGACCGTCGACCCTGTTGAAAACCATCTGGCCAATGGCCTTAAAGACCTCTGGTTCCCGGTATTACCCTCGGACCTGCTCGGCGAAAAGCCGGTGTCGGTGCGCCGCCTCGGCTACAAGATCGCCCTGTGGCGCGATAACGATGGCCGCGTGCATGCCCTGGAAGACCATTGCCCCCATCGCGGTGCGCCGCTGTCCCAGGGCCCGATCCTGGGTGATCGCCTGCAATGCCCGTATCACGGCATCGAAGTGCGCTGTGACGGCACCGTGACCAAGGTGCCCGGCAGCCCCGGCTGCAAACTTGAAGGCAGCCGCCCGACCCGCATGTTCCATACCCGCGAAGCGGCGGGGGCGATCTTTTTGTTCAACGCCGCCGACCCGCACCTGGAGACGCCGCCGGAGTTGGTGCTGCCCGAGCAGTTGACCTCGCCCGAGTGGAGCAGCTTCGTCTGCTACACCGAGTGGAAAGGTGACTATCGCTACGTGATCGACAACGTCATGGACCCGATGCACGGCACCTACCTGCACAAGATGTCGCACTCGATGAGCGAAGGCGAAGCCACCGCCAAGTTCGTCACCCGCGATACCGACAACGGGTTCTTTTTCGAGAAGGAAGGCCAGCGCGGGGTGAACTTCGACTGGACCGAGTTCATGGACAACGGCTGCCACTGGCTGCGCCTGGAAATCCCCTACCCGAAAACCGGCGGCCCGGGCGGCAACTTCACCATTATCGGCAGCTATACGCCGAGCAGCCGCGCGTTGTCAGCGGTGTTCCACTGGCGTTGCCGGCCGCTGACCGGCTGGCAGCGCGACACCTGGCGCTTCCTCTACAAGAACCGCCTGGAAGCGCGGCACTGGGCAGTGCTGGAGCAGGATCGGGTGCTGCTGGAGTTCATGGAACCGGACGCCAACCAGCGCGAAAACCTCTACCAGCACGACCTGGGTGTGGTGCGCATGCGCCGTTACCTGAAGAACGCGGCCAAGGCCCAGCTCGAACTGATTGAAGCGAAGCAACTGCCATGA
- a CDS encoding Rid family hydrolase: MNPVVVAPAGASWSNALLIGREVVMSGMTAHPASREATLDCYAQTLVVLGKIQALVTAAGGHIGNIYRLTVYLTDIADKDQVGRARRDFFAGQAVFPTSTLVAVSALVFPELRVEIEASARLDIDLRTVTEVNDV, translated from the coding sequence ATGAATCCGGTCGTGGTGGCGCCCGCCGGGGCCAGTTGGTCGAATGCGCTGCTGATCGGCCGCGAGGTGGTGATGTCGGGGATGACCGCGCACCCCGCCAGCCGCGAGGCGACCCTGGATTGCTACGCCCAGACCCTGGTGGTGCTGGGCAAGATCCAGGCGCTGGTGACCGCGGCCGGCGGGCATATCGGCAATATCTACCGGCTGACGGTGTACCTCACCGATATCGCCGACAAGGACCAGGTGGGCCGCGCCCGGCGGGATTTTTTCGCCGGCCAGGCAGTGTTTCCCACGTCGACCCTGGTGGCCGTCAGCGCGCTGGTGTTTCCTGAACTACGGGTCGAGATCGAGGCCAGCGCCCGGCTCGATATCGACCTGCGTACCGTCACAGAGGTGAATGATGTCTAA
- a CDS encoding PDR/VanB family oxidoreductase, with amino-acid sequence MSKPSLLNARVHTLRYEAEGIISVELRPLGDTVFPPFEAGSHIDLHLANGLVRSYSLLNSPSDRGRYTVGILRDRNSRGGSEYVHSQLRVGMPLSISAPRNNFELDLSASHSVLVAGGIGITPIYCMFRQLLAQGKSAELIYCARSRQEAALVEALNGLDARVVYHFNDEKGVPPDLATYLAGQPADTHFYCCGPTPMLDAFEGTCERLGYPHAHIERFTAAELPPSADAQNRYSVELKKSGKTLSVEPGLSLLDVLLEAGCDIDHSCREGVCGSCETRVVEGEIDHRDGVLTKAERAANKSMMVCVSGCKSQRLVLDL; translated from the coding sequence ATGTCTAAGCCCTCCCTGCTCAACGCCCGCGTGCACACCCTGCGCTATGAAGCCGAAGGCATCATCAGCGTGGAACTGCGGCCGTTGGGCGATACCGTGTTCCCGCCGTTCGAGGCCGGCTCGCACATCGACCTGCACCTGGCCAACGGCTTGGTGCGCAGTTATTCGCTGCTCAACTCCCCCAGCGATCGGGGACGCTACACCGTGGGCATCCTGCGTGACCGCAACAGCCGCGGCGGCTCGGAATATGTGCACAGTCAACTGCGGGTCGGCATGCCGCTGTCGATCTCGGCACCGCGCAACAACTTCGAACTGGACCTGAGCGCCAGCCACAGCGTGCTGGTGGCCGGTGGCATCGGCATTACGCCGATCTACTGCATGTTCCGCCAACTGCTGGCCCAGGGAAAATCCGCCGAGCTGATCTACTGCGCGCGCTCGCGCCAGGAAGCGGCGTTGGTGGAAGCCTTGAACGGTCTGGATGCGCGGGTGGTGTACCACTTCAACGACGAAAAAGGCGTGCCACCGGACCTCGCCACCTACCTCGCCGGCCAGCCTGCGGATACGCACTTCTACTGCTGCGGCCCAACGCCGATGCTGGATGCCTTCGAAGGTACCTGTGAGCGCCTGGGTTATCCCCATGCGCACATCGAGCGGTTCACCGCCGCCGAACTGCCGCCCAGCGCAGATGCCCAGAACCGCTACAGCGTGGAGCTGAAAAAATCCGGCAAGACCTTGTCGGTTGAGCCGGGCTTGAGTTTGCTGGATGTGCTGCTTGAAGCCGGCTGCGACATTGACCACAGCTGCCGTGAAGGGGTGTGTGGTTCCTGTGAAACGCGGGTGGTGGAAGGTGAGATCGACCATCGCGATGGGGTGCTGACCAAGGCTGAGCGTGCGGCGAACAAGTCGATGATGGTGTGTGTTTCGGGCTGCAAGAGCCAACGTCTGGTACTCGACCTCTAG
- a CDS encoding alanine/glycine:cation symporter family protein has protein sequence MLEVINDFLSGKVLIVLIVGLGGYFTIRSRFVQFRHFFHMFAVFRDSLKSSAGQLSSFQALMLSLAGRVGAGNIAGVGIAVTLGGPGAVFWMWVTALVGMSSSFIECSLGQLYKRTDAEGTYRGGPAYYIQHGLQKRWLGMVMAFLLLVTFGFAFNGLQAHAVTHSLNNAFGFDTTYTGLALAFLLGLVFIGGIKRIASIADLLVPVKTLVYIAVTVYVIVLQFDQVPAMLATIVKSAFGLDQAFGGLVGSAIIMGVKRGVFANEAGLGSAPNVAAVASVEHPVAQGVVQAFSVFLDTFIICTCTALLILLSGFYTPGFEGDGIALTQNSLAAVVGDWGRMFISVALALFVFTSIMYNYYLGESNLRFLVGNNRKVLIGYRALVLVLIFWGSIENLSTVFAFADITMTMLAFVNLFALAFLFKIAMRILNDYDNQRAAGIKTPVFDSSQFPDLDLDRKAWPANPVQPEPTAQAATPLNAQVQR, from the coding sequence ATGCTAGAAGTCATTAACGACTTCCTCTCAGGAAAAGTACTGATCGTGCTCATTGTCGGGCTCGGTGGTTACTTCACGATCCGCTCGCGTTTCGTTCAGTTTCGTCACTTCTTTCACATGTTCGCGGTGTTTCGCGACAGCCTGAAAAGCAGCGCCGGCCAACTCAGCTCGTTCCAGGCGCTGATGCTCAGCCTGGCCGGGCGGGTGGGCGCCGGTAACATCGCGGGTGTCGGCATTGCCGTGACCCTGGGCGGCCCGGGTGCTGTGTTCTGGATGTGGGTCACCGCGCTGGTGGGCATGTCGTCGAGCTTCATCGAATGCTCCCTCGGCCAGCTCTACAAACGCACCGACGCTGAAGGCACCTACCGTGGCGGCCCGGCCTATTACATCCAGCACGGTCTGCAAAAACGCTGGCTGGGCATGGTGATGGCGTTCCTGCTGCTGGTGACCTTCGGGTTCGCCTTCAACGGCCTGCAAGCCCATGCCGTGACCCACTCGTTGAATAACGCCTTTGGCTTCGACACCACCTACACCGGCCTGGCCCTCGCGTTCTTGCTGGGCCTGGTGTTTATCGGCGGGATCAAGCGCATTGCCTCGATCGCCGACCTGCTGGTGCCGGTCAAGACCCTGGTGTACATCGCCGTGACGGTCTACGTGATCGTGCTGCAATTCGACCAGGTACCGGCCATGCTCGCGACTATCGTCAAGAGCGCCTTCGGTCTGGACCAGGCCTTCGGCGGCCTGGTGGGCAGTGCGATCATCATGGGCGTGAAGCGCGGCGTATTCGCCAACGAAGCAGGCCTGGGCAGCGCGCCCAACGTAGCAGCCGTGGCCTCGGTGGAACACCCCGTTGCTCAGGGCGTGGTGCAGGCGTTCAGCGTGTTCCTCGACACCTTTATCATCTGCACCTGCACGGCACTGCTGATCCTGTTGTCGGGCTTCTACACCCCAGGCTTTGAAGGCGACGGCATTGCCCTGACCCAGAACTCCCTGGCGGCGGTGGTGGGTGACTGGGGCCGCATGTTTATCTCGGTAGCCCTGGCGTTGTTCGTGTTCACCTCGATCATGTACAACTACTACCTGGGCGAGAGCAACCTGCGCTTTTTGGTGGGTAACAACCGCAAGGTACTGATCGGATATCGCGCGTTGGTGCTGGTCCTGATTTTCTGGGGCTCGATCGAGAACCTGAGCACGGTGTTCGCCTTTGCCGACATCACCATGACCATGCTCGCGTTCGTCAACCTGTTCGCCCTGGCGTTCCTGTTCAAGATCGCCATGCGCATCCTCAACGACTACGACAACCAGCGTGCGGCGGGCATCAAGACCCCGGTGTTCGACTCCAGCCAGTTCCCCGACCTGGACCTGGACCGCAAGGCCTGGCCGGCCAACCCGGTGCAGCCTGAGCCCACCGCTCAAGCCGCCACGCCACTGAACGCCCAAGTGCAACGCTGA
- a CDS encoding asparaginase, with protein sequence MSKANHIMVLYTGGTIGMQASANGLAPASGFEARMREQLAHLPAPAWRFREMAPLIDSANMTPAYWQRLRSAVVEAVDEGCDAVLILHGTDTLAYSAAAMSFQLLGLPAPVVFTGSMLPAGVPDSDAWENVSGALAALGEGLAPGVHLYFHGALMAPTRCAKIRSFGRHPFAALQRNGGVAKAQALPAALDYRQPKALANVGVLPLVPGIDAGQLDALLDSGIQALVLECFGSGTGPSDNPAFLASLQRAQDRHVVVVAITQCHEGGVELDVYEAGSRLRGVGVLSGGGMTREAVFGKLQALLGAGLPNDEVRRLVELDLCGELS encoded by the coding sequence ATGTCCAAAGCCAATCACATCATGGTGCTCTACACCGGCGGCACCATCGGCATGCAGGCCAGCGCCAACGGCCTGGCGCCCGCTTCGGGTTTTGAAGCGCGCATGCGCGAACAGCTTGCCCACCTGCCAGCGCCCGCCTGGCGTTTTAGGGAAATGGCGCCGCTGATCGACAGCGCCAATATGACGCCCGCCTACTGGCAGCGCCTGCGCAGCGCCGTGGTCGAGGCCGTGGACGAGGGCTGCGACGCCGTACTGATCCTGCATGGCACCGACACCCTGGCCTACAGCGCGGCAGCCATGAGTTTCCAATTGCTGGGCCTGCCGGCGCCCGTGGTGTTTACCGGTTCGATGCTGCCGGCCGGCGTGCCCGACAGCGATGCCTGGGAAAACGTCAGCGGCGCCCTGGCCGCGTTGGGCGAAGGCCTGGCACCGGGTGTACACCTGTACTTCCACGGCGCACTGATGGCGCCGACCCGCTGCGCGAAAATCCGCAGTTTTGGTCGGCATCCGTTTGCCGCGCTGCAGCGCAACGGTGGCGTGGCCAAGGCCCAGGCGCTGCCTGCCGCCCTGGACTACCGCCAGCCCAAGGCCCTGGCCAATGTCGGCGTGTTACCGCTGGTGCCGGGCATTGATGCCGGGCAACTGGATGCACTGCTCGACAGCGGCATTCAGGCGCTGGTGCTGGAGTGTTTTGGCAGCGGCACCGGGCCGAGCGATAACCCGGCGTTCCTCGCCAGCCTGCAGCGTGCGCAGGATCGGCACGTCGTGGTCGTGGCAATCACCCAATGCCATGAAGGTGGCGTGGAACTGGACGTGTATGAAGCGGGCAGCCGCTTGCGTGGGGTCGGTGTGTTGTCCGGTGGTGGCATGACCCGCGAAGCCGTGTTCGGCAAGCTGCAGGCCCTGCTCGGCGCCGGACTGCCCAACGACGAAGTACGGCGCCTGGTCGAACTGGATCTGTGCGGCGAACTGAGTTGA
- a CDS encoding AraC family transcriptional regulator, whose amino-acid sequence MLHSHLTTLNAVSLVLSTFKAEGLPAEALLAGSGICAADLSRADTRITTHQEMQVCANAVALQRDIGLIVGRRMHVSAYGMLGYALLTSATFGDALRLALRYPALLGTLFELSLEEDGERIWFTASDYRENPALAAFNVELCLGSLKVICDDLLGHPLPLLGARFEHAAPDYQTRYAECFDCPLQFQATANAFAFDQRWLAQPLPLADTVTHRAMAERCRKQNTEFTGREAWLGRVRQLLTAQLHAAPGLDGLAQQMNCSPRTLRRRLHDLGCSYQELLDELRFERAKQLLAQDQWPIYRIAEQLGFSETASFRHAFVRWSGVAPSQFRA is encoded by the coding sequence ATGCTGCACTCCCACCTCACCACCCTCAATGCCGTTTCCCTGGTGCTCAGCACCTTCAAGGCCGAAGGCTTGCCCGCCGAAGCACTGCTGGCCGGCAGTGGTATCTGTGCGGCGGACTTGAGCCGCGCCGACACACGCATCACCACGCACCAGGAGATGCAGGTGTGCGCCAATGCCGTGGCCTTGCAGCGCGATATCGGGCTGATCGTGGGACGGCGCATGCACGTATCGGCCTACGGCATGCTCGGCTATGCCCTGCTCACCAGTGCCACTTTCGGTGACGCTTTGCGCCTGGCCCTGCGTTATCCGGCGCTGTTGGGAACACTGTTCGAACTGAGTCTTGAGGAAGATGGCGAGCGGATCTGGTTCACCGCCAGCGATTACCGAGAGAACCCGGCGCTGGCCGCCTTCAATGTGGAGCTGTGCCTGGGGTCGCTGAAGGTGATCTGCGACGATCTGCTCGGCCACCCGCTGCCCTTGCTGGGCGCCCGCTTTGAGCATGCTGCGCCGGATTATCAAACACGCTACGCCGAGTGCTTCGACTGCCCGTTGCAGTTCCAGGCCACGGCCAATGCGTTCGCCTTTGACCAACGCTGGCTCGCCCAACCTTTGCCCCTGGCCGACACCGTGACCCACCGCGCCATGGCCGAGCGCTGCCGCAAACAGAACACCGAATTCACCGGGCGCGAGGCCTGGCTGGGGCGGGTCCGCCAATTGCTCACGGCGCAACTGCACGCCGCGCCCGGGCTCGACGGCCTGGCCCAGCAGATGAACTGTTCGCCGCGCACCCTGCGCCGGCGCCTGCATGACCTGGGCTGCAGCTACCAGGAGCTGCTGGACGAACTGCGCTTCGAGCGCGCCAAGCAACTGTTGGCACAAGACCAGTGGCCGATCTACCGGATCGCCGAGCAGTTGGGTTTCAGCGAGACCGCGAGCTTCCGGCATGCCTTTGTACGCTGGAGCGGCGTGGCGCCGAGTCAATTTCGAGCATGA
- a CDS encoding histone deacetylase family protein, producing MLTIYSDDHHLHHGRCELMDGQLMPCFEMPSRADHVLQRVEDRELGPVQAPQDFGLAPLQRIHSRDYLEFFQGAWARWAELGQDGDLLPYTWPARTLRRVLPTSLHGQLGYYSFDGGAPITAGTWQAAYSAAQVALTAQQAIQQGAHSAFALCRPPGHHAASDLMGGYCYLNNAAIAAQAFIDQGHKKVAILDVDYHHGNGTQSIFYERSDVLFTSIHGHPEAEFPFFLGYADELGEGAGEGFNFNYPLAAGSAWDTWSAALEQACRKIEGYGAEIIVVSLGVDTFKDDPISQFKLDSPDYLAMGARIARLGKPTLFVMEGGYAVAEIGINAVNVLEGFEGAAQ from the coding sequence ATGCTGACGATCTACTCGGACGATCACCACCTGCACCACGGCCGTTGCGAATTGATGGACGGGCAATTGATGCCCTGCTTTGAAATGCCCTCGCGCGCCGACCACGTGCTGCAACGGGTCGAAGACCGTGAGCTGGGCCCGGTGCAAGCGCCCCAGGACTTTGGCCTGGCGCCACTGCAACGCATCCACAGCCGCGACTACCTCGAGTTCTTCCAGGGTGCCTGGGCCCGCTGGGCAGAATTGGGCCAGGACGGCGATCTGCTGCCCTACACCTGGCCCGCCCGCACCTTGCGTCGCGTGTTGCCCACCAGCCTGCACGGCCAACTGGGCTATTACAGCTTCGACGGCGGCGCGCCGATTACCGCCGGCACTTGGCAAGCGGCCTACAGCGCGGCGCAGGTCGCGCTCACGGCGCAACAGGCGATCCAACAGGGTGCCCACAGTGCCTTTGCGTTGTGCCGACCGCCGGGGCATCACGCCGCCAGCGACTTGATGGGGGGTTATTGCTACCTCAACAACGCCGCGATCGCCGCCCAGGCCTTTATCGACCAGGGCCACAAAAAGGTCGCGATCCTCGATGTGGATTACCACCATGGCAACGGCACCCAGTCGATCTTCTATGAGCGCAGCGATGTGCTGTTCACGTCGATCCATGGGCATCCTGAGGCTGAGTTTCCGTTCTTCCTCGGGTATGCCGATGAGTTGGGCGAAGGTGCCGGCGAGGGCTTCAACTTCAATTACCCGCTGGCGGCCGGTTCCGCCTGGGACACCTGGAGCGCTGCGCTGGAACAGGCCTGCCGCAAGATCGAGGGCTACGGCGCCGAAATCATCGTGGTGTCCCTGGGGGTGGACACGTTCAAGGACGATCCCATCTCGCAGTTCAAGCTCGACAGCCCGGACTACCTGGCCATGGGCGCGCGTATCGCCCGCCTGGGTAAACCGACACTGTTTGTGATGGAAGGCGGCTACGCGGTGGCAGAAATCGGCATCAACGCCGTCAACGTTCTCGAAGGTTTTGAGGGGGCAGCCCAATGA
- a CDS encoding polyamine ABC transporter substrate-binding protein, giving the protein MNMLKSLMLCAAVLSTAAHAEEKTLRVYNWFDYITPKALEDFKAQNPAIKLVYDIFDTNEALEAKLLTGNSGYDVVVPSNVFLAKQIEAGVFQPLDRSQLPNWNHLDPKLMKLIEANDPGNKHAVPYMYGTILIGFNSDKVKAALGADAPVDSWDLIFKQENISKLKQCGVALLDSPSEILPLALQHLGLDPNSNKPADYEKAQALLLKIRPYITYFHSSKYMADIANGDICVAVGYSGSFSQAANRAKEANNGVTVDMRLPKEGAPIWFDMLAIPKGAKNPQDAYTFINYLLQPQVIAPISDFVGYPNPNKDATAQVAPAIRNNPNLYPTEAAMATLYTLKPLDSKAERARTRAWTRIKSGT; this is encoded by the coding sequence ATGAACATGCTCAAGTCGCTTATGCTCTGCGCCGCCGTGCTCAGCACCGCCGCCCACGCCGAAGAAAAAACCCTGCGGGTCTACAACTGGTTCGACTACATCACGCCCAAGGCCCTGGAAGATTTCAAGGCGCAGAACCCGGCGATCAAACTGGTGTACGACATCTTCGACACCAACGAAGCCCTGGAAGCCAAGCTGCTGACCGGCAACTCCGGGTATGACGTGGTGGTGCCGTCCAATGTGTTCCTGGCCAAGCAGATCGAGGCCGGGGTGTTCCAGCCCCTGGACCGCAGCCAGTTGCCCAACTGGAACCACCTCGATCCCAAGCTGATGAAACTGATCGAGGCCAACGATCCGGGCAACAAACACGCGGTGCCCTACATGTACGGCACCATCCTCATCGGTTTCAACTCGGACAAGGTCAAGGCCGCCCTGGGCGCCGATGCCCCGGTGGACAGCTGGGACCTGATCTTCAAGCAAGAGAACATCAGCAAGCTCAAGCAGTGCGGCGTCGCCTTGCTGGATTCGCCGTCCGAGATCCTGCCCCTGGCCTTGCAGCACCTGGGCCTGGACCCCAACAGCAACAAGCCGGCGGACTATGAAAAAGCCCAGGCCCTGCTGCTGAAAATCCGTCCCTACATCACCTACTTTCATTCATCCAAGTACATGGCCGATATCGCCAACGGCGACATCTGCGTGGCGGTCGGCTATTCCGGCAGCTTTTCCCAGGCCGCCAACCGCGCCAAGGAAGCCAACAATGGCGTGACCGTCGACATGCGCCTGCCCAAGGAAGGCGCGCCGATCTGGTTCGACATGCTCGCCATTCCCAAGGGGGCGAAGAACCCGCAGGACGCCTACACCTTCATCAACTACCTGTTGCAGCCCCAGGTGATTGCGCCCATCAGTGACTTTGTCGGTTACCCCAACCCCAACAAGGACGCCACTGCGCAGGTAGCCCCGGCCATCCGCAACAACCCCAACCTGTACCCCACCGAAGCAGCCATGGCGACGCTCTATACCCTCAAGCCCCTGGACAGCAAGGCAGAACGCGCCCGGACCCGCGCCTGGACCAGGATCAAGTCCGGCACCTGA